The Paenibacillus antri genomic interval GCGCCCATGCCTCGGAGTCTGATCGATCTCCGAGGCTTGCCGGGGTTCTCCGGCATCGATGCGAGCGACGATCGAATCTCCATCGGGGCGCTTGTCACGCTTTCCGATTGCCGGAGAAGCCCGGCGCTTGCGCTCCGGGCGCCGGCCCTGACGGAGGCGGTTCGGGTCATCGGCGCCCCGTCGATCCGGAACCTCGGGACGATCGGCGGCAATGTCGTCTCGGGCATCGGAGACGTCTGGCCGGCGTTGCTCGTTCACGACGCGGAGCTCGAGTGGTTCGGGGACCGCGGCGGGATCAACGAACCGGCGGAGGCGTGGGTTCGGCGCTTCGGGACGGCGTCCGAACCCCGCGTGCTGACCGCGATTCGGCTGCCTTCCAGCTCGAACAGCGGCGGCGGCCCCTTCTTCGAAGCGTACCGCAAGGTGTGCCGGCGCGAAGGGTTCGCGCCTTCTCTCGTGACGGTCGCGCTGCGCGGCCGGCTCGACGAAGCCGGCCGATGGACGACGTGCCGCATCGCGGCGGGCGGCGGGACGGCAAATCCGAAGCGGCTTGCGGCGGCGGAAGCGCTGTGGAACGGCAAGACGTCCGAGGAGTTGAATTTCCAGTCGTTGTATCAGTCTGTCGAAGAGGAATACGAGGCCGCGTCGGATCCGTTCGCGGACGCGGGCTATCGGCGCAAGACGGCGGCGGGGCTCGTTGCCGCGGCGCTATGGGAAGCGTCAGGGCAAGGCTGAACGGAATCGACCGGGGGACCATGGGGAGGGATCGAGATGCTGCTGCATCGGACATCGAGCGGCGCGCGGTGGCGCGTCCGCCCGGACGGGAAAGAGAAGGTGACGGGGCGGCTCGCGTATTTGACGGATCTACAGGCGGAACGCATGCTGTACGGCCGCGTGCTGCGCAGCCCGTATCCCCATGCATGGGTATTGTCGATCCGCACGGAGGCGGCCGAACGGCTGCCCGGCGTGCGAGCAGTCGCGACGTGGAAGGACGTGCCGGGACTGAATAAGTTCGGTATCGCCTTTCCGCACCAGCCGGTATTTTGTCGGGATCGAGTCCTCTACGTCGGCGACGCGATCGCCGCGGTCGCGGCGGACAGCGACGAGATCGCGGAGCGGGCGCTGTCGCTCATTGAAGTCGATTACGAAGAACTCCCGCCGATCGACGATCCGGAGGCGGCGCTGCGGCCGGAGTCGCCGAAGCTGCATCCGGACGGCAATGTGCTGCACCGCACGGAGTACCGCATAGGCGATCCGGACGCCGCGTTCGAGCACTGCGCGGTCGTCGTAGAAGAGACGTACTATACACCGAGACAGATGCATACGTACATGGAAACGGAAGGCGGTCTGTTCGTACCGGAGCCGGACGGTCGCTTGACCTCGTATTCGGCGACCCAACACGGTCTTATGGACCTGATGCAGCTCTCCCGCATCCTCGCGATCCCGGAAGAGCGCATTCGCGTCGTCTCCAGTCCGATCGGCGGCAGCTTCGGCGGTAAGGACGAGTTGAACGTGCAGCCCTACGGCGCCATTCTCGCGCTGAAGACCGGACGGCCGGTCAAACTGCATAACTCCCGGACCGAGTCCGTGCGCGCGGGGTTGAAGCGACACCCGATGAAGATCGCGATGAAGACGGGCGTCGATGCCGACGGACGGCTCGTCGCTCACCGCGTGCGCATCGTCTCCGATACGGGGGCGTACGCGACGCTCGGCGCCGAGGTGCTGAATTTCGCCACCGAACACGTCGTCGGTCCGTACCGGATCGAGCATGTCGACGTCGAAGGGGTCGCGGTCTACACGAACAACGGCGTCTCCGGCGAATTTCGAGGCTTCGGGGGCAATCAAGCCATCTATGCGCTCGAAGGGCAGATGGACCGGCTCGCCGCCGCGCTCGGCATGGAGACTTGGACGTTCCGCAGCTTGAACCTGCGACAATACGGCGACCCGGGGCCGCTCGGACAGCGCATCGCCCAAACCCGCGGCGCCGAACAGGTGTGGGAGGCGTTGACGAAGAGCGAGCTGTATCGGAGCGGCTCCGGAACCCCTTCGGACGCAAGGCCATGGATTCGTACCGGCGTAGGGGCGGCCATCGCCATGCATGGCGCCGGGCTCGGCTTCGGCATTCCGGACCCGGGCGGCGGCGTGCTGCGATTGGCGGAGGACGGCAAGATCGAAGCGATCTTCGGCTACGAGGAGTTCGGGCAGGGGCTGCTCGCGACGCTCGAGCAGATGATGACGGAACAATTCGGCTTCGCCGCGGACGATCTGCGGCTTGTGATCGGCGACACGGACGTCGTGCCGAACAGCGGCTCGAGCACGGCTTCGCGGGCGACCAGCATGATGTGGATGGCGCTTCGGCGGCTGCGTCCCGTCTTCGAGGAGCGGCTGCTCGCCGAGGCGAGCGCCGCTGCGGGGCTCCCTGCGTCGGCGCTCCGCCTCGGCGCCGGCGGCGTTCGGGCGGCGGACGAGGAAGGCGCTATCGTAGTTTCCTACGAACGCCTCGCCCAAACCGTGCGGGAGCCGATCCGCTGCGAGACGAAGCTGCACTATCCGCTGACGCCCGACGAACGGGTCGGCGCCCACTTCTTGTATACGTACGCAGCGGCGGCCGTTAAGGTCGAGGTCGACACGTTGACCGGCCGCGTCCGGGTGCTGGACCAGTACCATGCGGTGGCCGCGGGACCTGTCGCCAATCCGCAGGGGTATCTCGGACAGATCGAAGGCGGCAGCGGCATGGCGATCGGTTTCACGATCATGGAAGACGCCGTTATGAGAGAAAGCCGGTACATGACGACGAATCTGGATACGTATTTGGTGCCGACGGTACTGGATATGAAAGGTTCGATCCAAGTGGAAGCGATCGAGGAGCTTCCGGAGGACGATGCCTACGGACCGCGCGGCATCGGAGAAATCGGGACGGTTGCGCTGGCGCCGGCGATTTGCGAAGCGGTCTATCAGGCGGTCGGCCGCCGCTTGGCGAAGCTGCCGATCGACCCGGCCGAGCTGCAGGAAATGCCGGCGTTCACCCGCGACAAGGGAGGAGGAACCGACCATGATGGATAAAGCGAACGACGCCGGCTTGTATCGGTTAGAGTGCGAGATCAACGAGACGCCGATCACGATCGACGTCCTCCCGTCGCGCCGGCTCCTCGGGGTGCTTCGCGATGAATTGGCGCTAACCGGCACGAAGCGGTCCTGCGAGCTCGGTCGCTGCGGCGCCTGCATGGTGCTGCTCGACGGCAAGCCCGTTAACGCATGCCTCGCGATGGCCTACCAATGCGCAGGCGCACGCATTACGACGATCGAGGGAATCGGCAATCCGGAGACGGGGCTCGACCCGGTGCAGCAAGCGTTCCTTGAGGAAGGCGGCTTCCAATGCGGGTACTGCACCCCCGGCATGGTCGTCTCGGCGAAGGCGCTCTTGGCGGAGAATCCGTCGCCGACCGACGCGGAGATCGAAGAAGCGTTATCCGGCAACATTTGCCGATGCACGGGGTACGCCAGCATCTTGAGGGCGATACGCCGCGCGATCGAATCGGGAAAGGGGAGACGGCATGACTGACGGATCGAGGGAGCAGACGCTCCGTTATTTACGTATGGCGGTCGAAGTGTCGCGGCGCGCCCGAGCCATGGGGAATACGCCGTTCGGGGCGATTCTGGTCGACAAGGACGGCAACGTCGTGCTTGAGCAGGGAAATATCGAAATTACGGAATCGAACTGCACGGGGCATGCGGAGACGACGTTGATGGAAGCCGCTTCGAAGCGGTACACGAAGGCGGAGCTGCGGACCATGACGATGTATACGACCGTCGAGCCGTGCGCGATGTGCGCCGGAGCGATGTATTGGGGGAATCTCGGGAAGGTCGTATACGGCGTATCGGAGAAGACGCTTCTGGCGCTTACCGGCGACGACGAGACGAACCCTACGTTCGACTTGCCATGTCGGGAAGTGTTCGCCCGTGGGCAGAAGCCGATCGTCGTGGAGGGTCCCGTTCCCGAGGTAGAATCGGACGTCCTGGCCGTGCATGAGGGGTATTGGTCATGAGCATACCGCTGGCCGCGCTCAACGCGATGGGCAAGGAGATGTTCGTCGAAACGCTGAAGGACGTCTTCGAGCATTCTCCGTGGGTGGCGGAAGGCGCGTACGCCGCGGCGCCGTTCGATTCGGTCGCTTCGCTGCGCAGCGCCATGATGGACGTCGTTCGGAACGCGGGGGAAGACAAGGTGCTCGGATTGTTTCGGGCGCATCCCGACCTCGCGACTCGTCTCGCGATCAGCGATTGGTCCGCGGCGGAACAGCAAGGCGCCGGGCTGGATCGTCTTTCCCCCGCGGAATTCGAAGCATTCTCCGAGCTGAACCGCGCGTACGTGGGGAAATTCGGATTTCCGTTCTTGTTCGCGGTCCGGGGAAAGACGAAGGAGGACATTGAAGAGGCGATGCGGATGCGGCTGCCGCGTTCGGCTTTCGAGGAGAGGGAGCAAGCGCTCCGGGAAATCGAGAAGATCGCCGGCTTTCGTCTGGTTGATTTAATAGAAGCTTAGAGGACGATCCAGGGGGAGGAAACCGCGTATGTTGGAACCCGTGAACGGACGCACCATGTATTACGGCAAGGGCGACGTCTTGGTCTATCGCACCTATGCGCGACCTTTGGCGGTGGCGGGCATTCCGGAGTCGGGATTCGCCGGCTGCGACAATGTCATTTTCGCGCATAACATTACATTCGCCGTGACGGGGGAGGCGTTCTTGCCTTCGTTCACGGAAGGGGACAACTCCATGGTCGTGGCGACGGATTCGATGAAAAACTTCATCCTGCGGCAGACGGCGGAATTCGAGGGCGGCACGACGGAGGCGCTGCTTGCGTTCTTGGCTCGGCGCTTCTTGGAAAAGTACCCTCACGCGACGAGCGTCGCGCTGACGGGCGACCGCCTGCCGTTCGACGGCGTGCCCGGCAGCGATCTTGTGTTCCGCCGTTCGCGCAACGATCGCGCTTCGGCGACGCTGACGGTGCGTCGGACCGGCGACGGCAGCTTAGGCATCTCGTCGCATGCGTGCGCGCTCAAGGACCTCCAGCTGATCAAGGTCAGCGGCAGCTCCTTCCACGGCTTCGTGCGGGACGAATATACGACGCTGCCGGACAGTTACGATCGTCCGCTGTTCATCTTCCTCGATATCGGTTGGATCTATGAGGATCCTTCGGACGCCATAGCGCCGGACCGGGGGCGGTACGTCGCCGCCGAACAGGTGCGCGACATCGCTCAGGCTTTGTTCCACGAACGCAACAGCCCGTCGATCCAATCTCTGATTTATCACATCGGCTTGCGCGTGCTGGAACGGTTCCCTCAGCTGCGCGAGGTGCGCTTCGAATCGAACAACCGCACGTGGGAGACGGTGGTAGACGCCGTCGACGGAGCCCGGGGCGGCGTCTTCACGGAGCCGCGTCCGCCGTACGGCTTCCAAGGCTTTTCCGTGACGAAAGCCGATCTGCCGGGGAGCGGACGATGAGCGGCCGGCTGACGACGCATGTGTTGGATACGGCGCATGGCCGCCCCGCCGCCGGCATGAGGCTGCAGCTGTGGCGGAGAGAGGCGGGGGCTCCGGCGCTGCTGGTGGCGGTTGCGGAGACGAACGCGGACGGCCGTCCTGACGCGCCGCTCCTCTCCGGCGCGTCGATGACGCGCGGTACGTATGAGCTCGTGTTTTTTGTCGGCTCGTATTATGCGCGGGTGTCTCCGGGGAGCAAGGCGTTCCTCGACGAGGTGCCGGTTCGGTTTACGATGGATGCGCCGGAAGAGCACTATCATGTGCCCTTGCTGGTCGCGCCGGGAGGCTACAGCACCTACCGCGGAAGTTAAGGAAGGAGGAGTCGGGATGGCGACTTACGAGCTAGTCGTTACCGGCGGATTCGTCGTCTGCGAGAGCGGCGGCGTGCGGGATATCGACATCGGCGTGAACGGCGGCAGGATCGCCGCCTTGGCTCCGTCGTTGTCGGGCGAATCGACGATCGACGCGGCCGGCTGTTACGTGCTGCCGGGGATGGTCGACGCGCACGTACATTTCAACGAGCCGAATTTCGGACACTGGGAGGGGTTCCGGACGGGTTCCGCCTCGCTGGCCGCCGGCGGGATCACGACGTATATCGACATGCCGCTGAACGGCAATCCCCCGACCGTGACGCCGGCGGCGTTGGCGGCGAAGGCAAGCCTTGCCGAGGGCGCTTCCGCGGTCGATTACGC includes:
- the uraH gene encoding hydroxyisourate hydrolase; amino-acid sequence: MSGRLTTHVLDTAHGRPAAGMRLQLWRREAGAPALLVAVAETNADGRPDAPLLSGASMTRGTYELVFFVGSYYARVSPGSKAFLDEVPVRFTMDAPEEHYHVPLLVAPGGYSTYRGS
- a CDS encoding FAD binding domain-containing protein translates to MAIGVEGLSGMPAVLQPRDVAEAWRWKRTLGASAAFVSGGTLLRTQWENGLAPMPRSLIDLRGLPGFSGIDASDDRISIGALVTLSDCRRSPALALRAPALTEAVRVIGAPSIRNLGTIGGNVVSGIGDVWPALLVHDAELEWFGDRGGINEPAEAWVRRFGTASEPRVLTAIRLPSSSNSGGGPFFEAYRKVCRREGFAPSLVTVALRGRLDEAGRWTTCRIAAGGGTANPKRLAAAEALWNGKTSEELNFQSLYQSVEEEYEAASDPFADAGYRRKTAAGLVAAALWEASGQG
- the uraD gene encoding 2-oxo-4-hydroxy-4-carboxy-5-ureidoimidazoline decarboxylase — translated: MSIPLAALNAMGKEMFVETLKDVFEHSPWVAEGAYAAAPFDSVASLRSAMMDVVRNAGEDKVLGLFRAHPDLATRLAISDWSAAEQQGAGLDRLSPAEFEAFSELNRAYVGKFGFPFLFAVRGKTKEDIEEAMRMRLPRSAFEEREQALREIEKIAGFRLVDLIEA
- a CDS encoding nucleoside deaminase encodes the protein MTDGSREQTLRYLRMAVEVSRRARAMGNTPFGAILVDKDGNVVLEQGNIEITESNCTGHAETTLMEAASKRYTKAELRTMTMYTTVEPCAMCAGAMYWGNLGKVVYGVSEKTLLALTGDDETNPTFDLPCREVFARGQKPIVVEGPVPEVESDVLAVHEGYWS
- the pucL gene encoding factor-independent urate hydroxylase, translating into MLEPVNGRTMYYGKGDVLVYRTYARPLAVAGIPESGFAGCDNVIFAHNITFAVTGEAFLPSFTEGDNSMVVATDSMKNFILRQTAEFEGGTTEALLAFLARRFLEKYPHATSVALTGDRLPFDGVPGSDLVFRRSRNDRASATLTVRRTGDGSLGISSHACALKDLQLIKVSGSSFHGFVRDEYTTLPDSYDRPLFIFLDIGWIYEDPSDAIAPDRGRYVAAEQVRDIAQALFHERNSPSIQSLIYHIGLRVLERFPQLREVRFESNNRTWETVVDAVDGARGGVFTEPRPPYGFQGFSVTKADLPGSGR
- the pucD gene encoding xanthine dehydrogenase subunit D, translated to MLLHRTSSGARWRVRPDGKEKVTGRLAYLTDLQAERMLYGRVLRSPYPHAWVLSIRTEAAERLPGVRAVATWKDVPGLNKFGIAFPHQPVFCRDRVLYVGDAIAAVAADSDEIAERALSLIEVDYEELPPIDDPEAALRPESPKLHPDGNVLHRTEYRIGDPDAAFEHCAVVVEETYYTPRQMHTYMETEGGLFVPEPDGRLTSYSATQHGLMDLMQLSRILAIPEERIRVVSSPIGGSFGGKDELNVQPYGAILALKTGRPVKLHNSRTESVRAGLKRHPMKIAMKTGVDADGRLVAHRVRIVSDTGAYATLGAEVLNFATEHVVGPYRIEHVDVEGVAVYTNNGVSGEFRGFGGNQAIYALEGQMDRLAAALGMETWTFRSLNLRQYGDPGPLGQRIAQTRGAEQVWEALTKSELYRSGSGTPSDARPWIRTGVGAAIAMHGAGLGFGIPDPGGGVLRLAEDGKIEAIFGYEEFGQGLLATLEQMMTEQFGFAADDLRLVIGDTDVVPNSGSSTASRATSMMWMALRRLRPVFEERLLAEASAAAGLPASALRLGAGGVRAADEEGAIVVSYERLAQTVREPIRCETKLHYPLTPDERVGAHFLYTYAAAAVKVEVDTLTGRVRVLDQYHAVAAGPVANPQGYLGQIEGGSGMAIGFTIMEDAVMRESRYMTTNLDTYLVPTVLDMKGSIQVEAIEELPEDDAYGPRGIGEIGTVALAPAICEAVYQAVGRRLAKLPIDPAELQEMPAFTRDKGGGTDHDG
- a CDS encoding (2Fe-2S)-binding protein, translated to MDKANDAGLYRLECEINETPITIDVLPSRRLLGVLRDELALTGTKRSCELGRCGACMVLLDGKPVNACLAMAYQCAGARITTIEGIGNPETGLDPVQQAFLEEGGFQCGYCTPGMVVSAKALLAENPSPTDAEIEEALSGNICRCTGYASILRAIRRAIESGKGRRHD